One window of the Paraburkholderia sp. PGU19 genome contains the following:
- the nudB gene encoding dihydroneopterin triphosphate diphosphatase: MPKPPKIPESVLVVIHTPDLDVLLIERADREAFWQSVTGSKDHVDEPIAQTAIREVAEETGIVIGGEVVSREALVDWHHHIDFEIFPTWRHRYAEGVTHNTEHWFSLQVPQRLEVTLAPLEHTAHLWLPWQEAAERCFSWSNRDAILQLPQRVKERCR, encoded by the coding sequence ATGCCGAAACCGCCGAAGATTCCGGAATCCGTTCTCGTCGTCATTCATACGCCCGATCTCGACGTGCTGCTCATTGAACGAGCCGACCGGGAGGCCTTTTGGCAATCCGTGACGGGCTCGAAGGATCACGTCGACGAACCGATCGCGCAGACGGCGATCCGCGAAGTGGCGGAAGAGACGGGTATCGTGATTGGCGGCGAGGTCGTGTCGCGTGAGGCGCTCGTCGACTGGCATCACCATATCGACTTCGAAATCTTCCCGACCTGGCGTCACCGCTATGCCGAAGGCGTCACGCACAACACCGAGCACTGGTTCAGCCTGCAGGTGCCGCAACGTCTCGAAGTGACGCTTGCGCCCCTTGAGCACACCGCGCATCTGTGGCTGCCCTGGCAAGAGGCGGCCGAGCGCTGCTTCTCGTGGTCCAACCGCGACGCGATCCTGCAGCTGCCGCAACGCGTGAAGGAGCGTTGCCGATGA
- the clsB gene encoding cardiolipin synthase ClsB → MSGGGGRRFDRLTQHLPGRRYWSRYRFCSGNSVRLFTAGETYFAALIERIDAAKSDVALETYIFCDDAAGRPVSDALIRAATRGVRVRVITDGVGTERLPMFNDWQVAGIEHRIYNPHIFGRFGFSRTHRKLAVVDGEFGYCGGINVVDDYDQNGTRLPYARWDFAVELEGPVVADVLEAFDVQWERIRIGHRPALVPPPVGGATPQAATERFVRVRRSARTADMRAMAEPCVAFVARDNFVNRRAIEKAYLTAIGQARSEVLLANPYFMPGRKLRRALIYAAQRGIDVRLVIGRKEFAMLDYAVPFLYRTLLKAGVKIAEYEKTMLHGKVAVVDSNWGTVGSSNLDALSLMLNNEANVVLVLHPEIDQLRTAIVAAFDEGRRIDEKRYAARPAGERLLNWFAYNTYRLAMKLLTVGGYD, encoded by the coding sequence ATGAGCGGCGGCGGTGGCCGCCGCTTCGACCGGCTGACACAGCATTTGCCTGGCCGGCGTTACTGGTCCAGGTATCGCTTTTGTTCCGGCAACTCGGTGCGCCTGTTCACGGCGGGCGAGACGTACTTTGCCGCGTTGATCGAACGGATCGACGCTGCGAAAAGCGACGTCGCGCTGGAAACCTACATCTTTTGCGACGATGCCGCCGGCCGTCCCGTGTCCGACGCGCTGATCCGCGCCGCCACGCGCGGCGTGCGCGTGCGCGTGATCACCGATGGCGTCGGCACCGAGCGCCTGCCGATGTTCAACGACTGGCAGGTGGCGGGCATCGAGCATCGCATTTACAACCCGCATATTTTTGGGCGATTCGGCTTCTCGCGCACGCACCGCAAGCTCGCCGTCGTCGACGGCGAATTCGGGTATTGCGGCGGCATCAATGTCGTCGACGACTACGATCAGAACGGCACGCGTCTGCCTTACGCGCGCTGGGACTTCGCCGTCGAGCTGGAAGGCCCCGTGGTGGCCGACGTACTCGAAGCGTTCGACGTGCAGTGGGAGCGCATCCGCATCGGCCATCGCCCGGCGCTCGTGCCGCCGCCCGTCGGCGGGGCGACGCCGCAGGCCGCGACTGAACGCTTCGTACGCGTGCGCCGCAGCGCCCGTACAGCCGACATGCGGGCGATGGCCGAGCCGTGCGTCGCGTTCGTCGCGCGCGACAACTTCGTCAACCGGCGCGCAATCGAAAAAGCGTATCTCACCGCAATCGGCCAGGCGCGCTCCGAAGTGCTGCTGGCCAATCCGTACTTCATGCCCGGACGCAAGCTGCGGCGCGCGCTGATCTACGCGGCGCAACGCGGCATCGACGTGCGCCTCGTGATCGGCAGGAAAGAGTTCGCGATGCTCGACTACGCGGTGCCGTTCCTGTACCGCACGTTGCTGAAGGCTGGCGTCAAGATCGCCGAATACGAAAAGACGATGCTGCACGGCAAGGTCGCCGTGGTCGATTCGAACTGGGGGACGGTCGGCTCGTCGAATCTCGACGCGCTGAGCCTGATGCTGAACAACGAGGCGAACGTCGTGCTCGTGCTGCACCCGGAGATCGACCAGCTGCGCACGGCAATCGTCGCCGCGTTCGACGAGGGGCGTCGCATCGACGAGAAGCGCTATGCGGCGCGTCCCGCTGGCGAGCGTCTGCTGAACTGGTTTGCGTACAACACCTACCGGCTCGCGATGAAGCTGCTGACGGTGGGCGGGTACGATTAA
- a CDS encoding TetR/AcrR family transcriptional regulator, with translation MRKGEQTRAAILDAALDLASRDGLEGLTIGLLAERMQMSKSGVFAHFGSREDLQVEVVREYHRRFEDEVFFPSLREPRGLPRLRAMISRWIEKRIQEVTTGCIYISGAVEYDDRADSAVREQLVASVTMWRAALTRAISQAMEEGHLRVDTDPQLMLFELYSFTLGLHHDARFLHLPDAVRLTWAALEKLIVSYQSESASR, from the coding sequence ATGCGAAAAGGCGAACAAACGCGAGCCGCGATTCTCGATGCAGCACTTGATCTGGCAAGCCGCGACGGACTGGAAGGTCTGACGATCGGTCTGCTCGCCGAGCGCATGCAGATGAGCAAGAGCGGAGTGTTCGCGCATTTCGGGTCGCGCGAAGACCTGCAGGTCGAAGTGGTGCGCGAATATCACCGTCGTTTCGAGGACGAGGTGTTTTTCCCGAGTCTGCGCGAGCCCCGAGGCTTGCCGCGCTTGCGCGCGATGATCTCGCGCTGGATCGAGAAGCGCATCCAGGAAGTGACGACTGGGTGCATCTACATCAGCGGCGCGGTCGAGTATGACGATCGCGCGGACAGCGCGGTGCGCGAGCAACTGGTCGCGAGCGTCACGATGTGGCGCGCGGCGCTTACGCGAGCCATTTCGCAGGCAATGGAAGAAGGGCATCTGCGTGTGGACACCGATCCGCAACTGATGCTTTTCGAACTGTATAGCTTCACGCTCGGCTTGCATCATGACGCACGCTTCCTGCATCTGCCCGATGCCGTGCGCCTGACGTGGGCCGCGCTGGAAAAACTGATTGTTTCGTATCAGAGCGAGAGCGCAAGCCGCTAG